From Solea senegalensis isolate Sse05_10M linkage group LG16, IFAPA_SoseM_1, whole genome shotgun sequence:
aaaaaaagcactgcaaAATAAGACATGAGCATTGAATGAACAAAGTATGAGTATGAGTACATACAGTTCTGTCACCCACCAATGAGGATCATGGGCCTGTTCTTCATCTGAGAGAGATTGAGCATGCCTAAAACAGATAAACAGAATTGCTCAGgactgtgagagaaaaacaccCACAAATGATGCGTGAGTGAAACAACTTAAATCTACCTGCatgttgtttcttctttctgCCAACAGCTGCTCCTATGATTTGTAATAGCTCCTCTTCTGATGCCCCAGAGCGTAAGAGGTCTCTGAGAGACACTTCAGAGTTGtcaaataaacacacctgaggcaTGAAAAGCAGGGGAATATGAGATTAAACATTCCATGCTGACTGCCAGAGCCAGAAAACCTCATGAACTTGGGATGGCTCAAAACCGAAgccaatatcacaaccttgtgCATCTAATCTACTGATAGTGATATCAGACCGATACAGTcgtttttacatcttttaaactACCaagcatttaaacacatttgtgctgatacATTTACCATCTAGCCATTTCAGAAACATAATGCTCCATCTATACAACAAATATTCTGCTTGTATAAAGTTGACAAATACAGCCCGCATCTTTGACAATATGTGATTTATGTTAAGTGTAAGTAAGGTTTACTTAGACTGTAAGTAGTGCTATAGCTTCACCTTGAGGTTGCCATCTGCAGTGATGCGCAAGCGGTTGCAGGAGCCACAGAAATGGTCAGATATGGAGGTGATGAATCCCACCTGGCCTTTGAAGCCTTGCACTTTGAACGCCTGTTgcaacacagagaaacatgacCTATAATTATCACTTATGTGCAGTGGAGTCTGAAtgaataatcaaaacaaatgtgacataaaGAAGTAAAAGTTTCAACCATCAATGCAATATTCCTCTGAGAAATTCTAAATAATGCACCACAGCAAGACAAGAAAGGTGCTAACATCAGTGCTAGTAATACTGGGAGCTGACCTtagcagtgtctgtgtgtccagtTTGAAGCATTTCCAACTTAGGCCACTGCTGCTTGATGCGGTCCAGCATCTCCTGGTAACTCACCATCTTCTTAAAATTCCACTTGTTGCCTGCAGAGAGTGGAGGAAGCAGTGGGGGTCATACGTATTGTAACAAATCAACTTATCACAAGCTACATCATATTCTAATAATTCACCAACCAACAATAAACTGAAGCCAACATCAGTGGCACAGCAAGactgctgctcacaaacatacagaacacatttttgaaaagacAAATACTGTCTATTCTAAAAAAAATTTTAGAATACAACTTAAAAGCATCCAtctaaatacaaacacatcacaTATAATACCAGTTGATTGAAAACACTTTAACACTGTTGCATAAGCTATGGGCTCTGTAGACAAAAGCATCCTACAttgttgaatgaaaaaaaaatcccatgcTTACGTaatagttcaggttttattCCTGCAATGTGAAAAATGCATGCTCATCTTGATATGAATGCTTGTTTAACAGTGACATTCTAATTCCCACTGTATCTACACTCAATATATGGCTGCTCAAGTCTGCTATCACCTCTATCctaggatttctttttttgtcattgtgtgtcTCACTTTTAGAAAGCATTTTCCAACTGTACACTGAAGTTTTTAGACTCcactctctcctgcaccaaagtctgaTGGAGGTAAAATAGCAGATTTCTttcgatggactttggtgtggtgaGAGACaagtttacaaagcaacacaagaCATGGGAAAAATATGTATATGATAGCATAGATTTCATCAGGTGTAGACTTCATTAGATGAGCAttttgttaaattgttaaaactcTATGTTTgtgctgacagccatgttttatCTGAGAGCTAGCCTCCATGTCCCAGGCTGGTTTCTGGGGATGTGTTTTGGTTAGTATCCCAGAAACTGTTAACATTTTTTGTGAAGCATAAACAAATGATATGTGAAAATAATGCAGTAATAGAAATTAGAATACAGCCTTTTTAGTTAATGTGTAATAAGACACTCAAGGAAGTGAGCACTCACCATCAAAGGGCATGTATTCAATGAAACGCACCTCCACAGGCTTGTTTTCTGTCAGGGCCACAAAGTCTATCAACTCGTCCTCATTAAGGCCTCGCATGACCACACAATTTACCTACAGAGggcaacacaacaaaaataaagctTTCAGGATGCCAGCCTCAATTTACACCATTTTCTTGAATCAACAGAATCAAAATGACTATCTAGCttgaaacataaacattaatatttaattgcaatatttaaaatatccCATAGGTTTCCAAGACTTTGGTCTATTACGTTTAAAAGATGTCACTTGGTCAGATCATGTTTAGGACCCTGACGGTCACATTGATCCACTAGAATTGCTTGATTTGTTGGAAAGTATAGTGGTGTTTTAGAAGGGAggttctttgttctttgtgctttaAATGCATGTGGTGTGGCGCAAGTGCTAATAACACTTTTGAACAGATGTAGGCAGCAGAGGATCTatgaactcctgtgtgctgtgatgtaaaattgctgattttctctatgtaaTTTGGTGCAAGGAATAGCTATCTTAACATTGATATACAGCAAATGGTAAGAAGCGATTATCTGTATTTCCTCATGTTGCTCAGTGTTGCCAAGTTCTCAGTGAGAGCTAACCTCCATGACTCGAGCTACTTCTTACACAAGTTTTCTTCCACCTCAAACTATCCCCTTTTTAGTACTTATTCCCCTCTATACAGGGGGAAGTTCACAGACAGTGTGGCCTCACTGTAGtaatacagacaaaaacatgggCTTGGGCTAATGGACTTTGCACTGGGTTTTGTCAATGATCCATACAGTTACGGCTGCATCGAATATTCagttaatcgattactaaattaatcgttaactattctgataatcgattaatcgcgTTTTCTTTAATCATttagttttcagatttttcagcttctcaaatgtgaatattctctggtttctatgctccatataacaaagaaatcattaacaaaaccacaaaccaaactgGATCCTTTCGGTTTCTgtacaaaacaagatatttgagatCATCACATAGAGGTGTAGGTCCACATTCTTGActttttatggactaaacaagtacttgattaactgagaaaataatcaacacattaattgattatgaaaataataattagttacAATgctaacattttaataaaatgttgcGTACATTGTAGAGCATCGAGCTCCTCTATGTCTTCTTTTCTCTGGCATCTATTTCCAATTGCAGTTTAGTCATCACAATATTCATCCCATAGTTGATCTTCCATATTGAAAATGTATCAGGAAAATGTtatacaaacaaagacaaagcacAAGAGGATCTTGAGAGTCAAACATCGTCAAGATTTTTAAGTAAAGTGAACAAGATACCTTGACAGGGTTGAAGCCCATTTCAATGGCCTTATCGATACCCTCCATGACTTTATGGAACCCTagggattaaaaaagaaagtatgtataatagatagatagatagatagatagatagatctatTTGAATCCCCTACCTTTTCGTCTGACAATAAACTCAAATTTTGCAGGAACGAGTGAATCCAGGCTGATATTAATAAGGTCAACTCCAGCAGTTTTCAGCTTTGGCAGGAGCCTGGCCAAGTTCATGCCATTGGTTGTTACTGCAATGGTTTTCAGGCCCTCCAGCTTCTTCAGTTCagctggagaagaaaaacacaagaccaagaccaacaAGATTTTTTGTTATAAATTAAATGATTGATCCATACAAGCTAGTTCTAACAGGATTATGTCTGGGTCACATGTTTAAATGCAATTTACCTTGGAATACtgcaataaaatatataatacatatataaaataaaactgtatatatatatatatatatgttacttAATTACAGAGGGGGCCGAAAGTTCAAGTCGAGGACCAGATGAGGTAAAATCACTAAAACTTTACAAATGATTTTCCATTTCCATCTGTCTTTCCTGATTTTCTCAACTGTATTTCAGTAGAACAGCACATACAGGCCTGGAGTCACATGTACCTTAGCCAATTAATATGCTGCACTCAACCATTTTTATAAAGAGAAGGAGCCAAAAACAAATGAGTAGCTGAGCCCCCTTAACCCCACTCTGGTTCCAGCTCTGTGtttcaaagtccacatttaaattgtttatttattttactggcgAGGTTACTTGATAAGTGTGGCACTAATCAGTGAGTCAAGATAAGCAGTGATCTAATCTGATATGATACAAACATGCTACTCACACAAAGTCTGGCACACACCTACAGTGTTACTACCGACGATGACTTTCAGTCCATCATCTTTCCTTATCATCAAGAAATACAACAACTGAAGGACATTAAAAGTCACCACATTGTTTCCACTTCCACTCACGTGACATCATAATGACAATCAGTCAGGTAATGGTCATAATTGCAGATTCATCATGGGACCTATTGTCCTCTGTAAAGACATCAGCCGATGGTCACACTGCATTCCTTTCACACTTAATCAACGCATCAGGCAGTGAACTTACACAATGGTGCAATGTGTTATAAGTCTTAGACCAATCTAATGTAGTTGCCGTGTAAAATGAATTTTCAAGCGTCttaaaacaaaagcatgcaGTGGCACCCagttctcttcctctcctgaTCATAATGGTAATAAATCTTCAACCTTTGGATACTAAATCAGTCCtttcagaaaaatgtgttacGTGTCT
This genomic window contains:
- the mocs1 gene encoding molybdenum cofactor biosynthesis protein 1 isoform X2, whose protein sequence is MATVGVTVSRFLDRHNSFINNFVKVFARRGSPGSRRPYSSATHKENEHEFGDSPLAAPNFVASMKTSSRQQKFREDTLLPFSAFLTDNFGRRHNYLRISLTEKCNLRCQYCMPEEGVRLTPRGQLLTTSELLTLARLFVQEGVDKIRLTGGEPLIRPDVVDIIAELKKLEGLKTIAVTTNGMNLARLLPKLKTAGVDLINISLDSLVPAKFEFIVRRKGFHKVMEGIDKAIEMGFNPVKVNCVVMRGLNEDELIDFVALTENKPVEVRFIEYMPFDGNKWNFKKMVSYQEMLDRIKQQWPKLEMLQTGHTDTAKAFKVQGFKGQVGFITSISDHFCGSCNRLRITADGNLKVCLFDNSEVSLRDLLRSGASEEELLQIIGAAVGRKKKQHAGMLNLSQMKNRPMILIGG